In Methanosarcina barkeri MS, a single window of DNA contains:
- a CDS encoding ArsR/SmtB family transcription factor, with protein sequence MPDNPEEKLLILQLSEDSRKIARLLSSETSIRILKLLNKKSMSAGNLADELGVRLNTLKYNLDSLLEAGMIRVRHVKWSQKGREIKIYEASKKVIVFLPAKENLETPILL encoded by the coding sequence ATGCCTGATAACCCGGAGGAAAAATTGCTGATTTTGCAGCTTTCCGAAGATTCCAGAAAAATTGCCAGGCTTCTTTCAAGCGAAACTTCAATCAGAATTCTTAAACTGCTTAATAAGAAGTCAATGTCGGCAGGAAACCTTGCCGATGAGCTTGGAGTGCGTCTGAATACTCTCAAATATAATCTGGACTCTCTTCTGGAAGCCGGAATGATTAGAGTAAGGCACGTAAAATGGAGTCAGAAAGGAAGGGAAATAAAAATTTATGAGGCCTCGAAAAAAGTAATTGTTTTTCTGCCCGCAAAAGAGAACCTGGAAACTCCTATTTTGTTGTGA
- a CDS encoding HEAT repeat domain-containing protein produces MDDNIKNLIKKLERSVFAGNRAIAAEKLGTLGDPYALPALIGALDDSNPKVRTAAAEALGKLNTPEAVPDLINALNDPDSPVKKTAIASLEKIGTPEAISGIMKGFEDRDRFVQKEAVKSLMRIGSRDAIYGLEKALAYPDNSLRRISIIALGKIDTYEAALCLVKVIENSDNKTRQQAAETLGKRGKSDVLDELMEILRDPKQPVQETASETLCKIVSMSTSVPVLVKALGASSRDVRKVSIEALWKIGTPEAVSGLLRALDDPDWYLRSRAADALGDIGSPEAARGLVKAFDIYENSVRKAITCALGKSRTPEAIEGLVKALNDPDNSVRESAVLGLGRSGTIEAISGLIRALDDTKAVVREAAASALGDLKAQQAVPKLVEILEKPDRSMQKVAICSLEKIGTLEAVSGLVRATESTDACVRRAALKALEKINKSNSSSVTSPDETEISGAKPVSRNCMTDDDSEVRTETSNISGDICNMNSLKELELSISVEETKESRAHQNAINEKKKGIVLTCPYCSRNLNFTTAPNFCPFCGMKLKLKY; encoded by the coding sequence ATGGATGATAATATAAAGAATCTTATTAAGAAATTGGAACGCTCGGTCTTTGCGGGAAACCGGGCAATTGCTGCCGAAAAACTTGGAACGCTAGGGGACCCTTACGCGTTACCCGCACTGATTGGAGCGCTGGATGATTCAAATCCGAAAGTAAGAACCGCTGCTGCAGAAGCCCTGGGAAAACTCAATACGCCGGAAGCTGTCCCTGATCTTATAAATGCACTTAATGATCCTGATAGTCCGGTTAAAAAGACTGCAATTGCTTCCCTTGAAAAAATAGGCACACCTGAAGCTATCTCAGGCATTATGAAAGGGTTCGAGGACAGGGACAGGTTTGTCCAGAAGGAAGCGGTGAAATCCTTGATGAGGATAGGTTCAAGAGATGCAATTTACGGCCTTGAAAAAGCCCTAGCTTATCCAGATAATTCGCTGAGAAGGATTTCAATAATAGCTCTTGGGAAAATTGACACTTATGAAGCTGCTCTCTGTCTGGTAAAGGTAATTGAAAACTCGGATAACAAAACAAGGCAGCAAGCTGCCGAAACACTGGGAAAAAGAGGCAAGTCAGATGTGCTTGATGAGCTGATGGAAATCCTCAGGGACCCAAAGCAACCTGTACAGGAAACTGCATCAGAAACTCTTTGTAAAATTGTAAGTATGTCAACTTCAGTGCCTGTTCTTGTCAAAGCTCTCGGAGCTTCGAGCAGGGATGTGAGAAAAGTTTCAATTGAAGCTCTTTGGAAGATCGGAACGCCTGAAGCAGTTTCAGGGCTTTTGAGAGCCCTGGATGACCCTGACTGGTATCTGAGAAGCCGCGCTGCAGATGCACTGGGAGATATAGGTTCTCCGGAAGCGGCCAGGGGACTGGTTAAAGCTTTTGATATATATGAAAACTCCGTAAGGAAGGCGATTACCTGTGCTCTTGGAAAAAGCAGAACCCCTGAAGCCATAGAAGGGCTGGTTAAAGCTCTTAACGACCCTGATAATTCGGTCAGAGAATCAGCAGTTTTGGGCCTTGGAAGATCAGGCACTATTGAAGCTATTTCAGGGCTTATCAGAGCCCTTGATGACACTAAGGCAGTAGTGAGAGAAGCTGCAGCTTCTGCACTTGGGGACCTCAAAGCACAGCAAGCTGTTCCTAAATTGGTAGAAATTCTTGAAAAACCTGATCGTTCAATGCAAAAAGTCGCTATCTGCTCACTCGAGAAAATCGGTACCTTAGAGGCAGTTTCAGGACTTGTCAGAGCTACTGAAAGTACAGATGCCTGCGTGCGAAGGGCTGCATTGAAAGCTCTTGAAAAAATAAATAAATCCAATTCCTCATCAGTAACCTCTCCGGATGAGACAGAAATCTCTGGCGCAAAGCCAGTTTCTAGGAATTGCATGACAGATGATGATTCTGAAGTTCGGACTGAAACTTCAAATATCTCAGGCGATATCTGCAATATGAATTCTCTTAAAGAACTTGAACTTTCAATTTCTGTTGAAGAAACCAAGGAGTCCAGAGCCCACCAAAATGCAATTAACGAGAAGAAAAAAGGAATCGTGCTGACCTGCCCATATTGCTCCAGAAACCTGAATTTCACCACTGCCCCCAACTTCTGTCCTTTCTGCGGAATGAAGTTGAAGTTGAAATACTAA
- a CDS encoding carbonic anhydrase has protein sequence MRFNKQIFTILILSLSLALLGSGCISEGEGAEGNATQGITESEFSNIRENPVTPWNPVPTAPDIDPTAYIDPQASVIGNVTIGASIMVSPMASIRSDEGMPIFVGSRSNVQDGVVLHALETIDEEGEPVEKNTVEVAGEKYAVYIGENVSLAHQSQVHGPASVGNDTFIGMQAFVFKSKIGNNCVLEPTAAAIGVTVPDGRYIPAGVVVTSQEEADKLPEITEDYAYKHTNEAVVYVNVHLAEGYNKAS, from the coding sequence ATGAGATTCAACAAGCAGATCTTTACAATACTTATTCTATCTCTTTCACTGGCCCTTTTAGGAAGCGGATGCATCTCCGAAGGTGAAGGAGCAGAGGGCAATGCCACACAAGGAATAACCGAAAGCGAGTTTTCTAATATCAGGGAAAATCCGGTAACACCATGGAATCCTGTACCTACAGCACCTGATATTGATCCCACAGCTTATATTGACCCTCAGGCTTCAGTTATAGGAAATGTGACAATAGGTGCCAGTATTATGGTTTCCCCTATGGCATCTATTCGGAGTGATGAAGGAATGCCGATTTTCGTGGGAAGCAGGAGTAATGTCCAGGACGGAGTTGTGCTTCATGCACTTGAGACAATTGATGAGGAAGGTGAACCTGTAGAAAAGAACACTGTTGAAGTTGCCGGCGAGAAATATGCAGTTTATATAGGAGAAAATGTTTCACTTGCTCACCAGTCCCAGGTTCATGGCCCGGCTTCCGTAGGCAACGATACTTTCATTGGTATGCAAGCTTTCGTTTTTAAGTCAAAGATAGGAAACAACTGCGTACTTGAGCCTACAGCAGCAGCAATTGGTGTAACTGTTCCTGACGGAAGGTATATTCCAGCAGGTGTGGTTGTCACTTCCCAGGAAGAAGCAGATAAGCTGCCAGAAATTACTGAAGATTATGCATACAAACATACTAATGAAGCCGTAGTGTATGTAAACGTCCATCTGGCTGAGGGATACAACAAAGCCTCATAA
- a CDS encoding TolB family protein, producing the protein MKIAYRYFSLFLTLVLLTLPAVAEPGVASDYSNFTEDETYTNSPVENITFLTDSSESELFPVWTADGNSILYTVHRDGSDNLESYKMKANGSEIERTGIGEGNLAGFSDINPNGTELLSTKLNGSQTGLYLVNLENGTVTPVADDPDKSEGWGSWCRLGKKIVYTQKSGDAPSELWIVNRDGSDKKRLGTSENVGMGKDWCPLGLKIVYSANDSKEEPDLWTIEWHGTNQTQLTDTPYGEWDPSYSPDGKRIVYISDEGGKPEIWLRDTKGSYKVMLTNNIGVIDSSPRWSPDGSKIVFTVHRMQNILENSTVNGSSSVLLNGYISNMITDNSTMMDNSTMANNSIIGGSDIAVIELEPLLSILDSTSENGLDNFTISGSDTVVIDPGSTSSASPL; encoded by the coding sequence ATGAAAATCGCATACAGGTACTTTTCTTTATTCTTAACGCTCGTACTTCTTACGTTACCTGCAGTAGCGGAACCAGGCGTCGCATCCGACTATAGTAATTTTACGGAAGATGAAACTTATACTAATAGCCCTGTAGAAAATATTACTTTTCTTACTGACAGCTCCGAATCAGAATTGTTTCCTGTATGGACTGCCGATGGAAATTCTATTCTGTATACGGTTCACAGGGACGGATCCGATAATTTAGAATCGTATAAAATGAAAGCAAACGGAAGTGAAATAGAGCGAACAGGCATTGGGGAGGGAAACCTTGCCGGCTTTAGCGATATAAATCCTAATGGAACCGAATTGCTTTCAACGAAATTAAATGGTTCCCAAACCGGCCTTTATCTTGTGAATCTAGAAAACGGAACTGTAACCCCGGTTGCGGATGATCCTGACAAATCCGAAGGTTGGGGTTCATGGTGCCGCCTTGGAAAAAAAATCGTGTATACTCAGAAGTCAGGGGATGCCCCTTCCGAGCTCTGGATAGTTAATCGGGATGGAAGCGATAAGAAAAGGCTCGGTACTTCCGAAAATGTCGGAATGGGAAAAGACTGGTGCCCTCTTGGCCTGAAAATAGTATACAGTGCTAATGATTCTAAAGAGGAACCTGATCTATGGACAATAGAATGGCATGGCACAAACCAAACTCAGCTTACCGATACTCCATACGGGGAATGGGATCCCTCTTATAGTCCAGATGGAAAAAGAATAGTATACATATCCGACGAAGGAGGAAAGCCTGAAATCTGGCTTCGTGATACCAAAGGAAGCTATAAGGTCATGCTTACAAACAATATCGGAGTAATCGACTCAAGCCCCAGATGGAGTCCTGACGGCTCAAAAATAGTTTTTACGGTACATAGGATGCAGAATATTTTGGAAAATTCTACAGTAAATGGTTCGAGTTCTGTTTTACTTAATGGTTATATCAGTAATATGATTACGGATAATTCTACGATGATGGATAATTCTACAATGGCAAATAATTCTATAATTGGTGGCTCAGATATTGCTGTTATAGAACTTGAACCTTTATTAAGCATTTTAGACTCTACTTCAGAAAATGGTTTAGATAATTTTACAATTAGTGGCTCAGATACCGTAGTTATAGATCCTGGATCTACATCTTCGGCCTCTCCTCTTTAA
- the pncB gene encoding nicotinate phosphoribosyltransferase, with protein sequence MIQSILDNDLYKFTMQLAVLELFPKAEAEYRFTNRGSQRFTTEFVEELKRTIREEISKLALTEEEYNWLSEKCPYLKPMYLEYLKNFRFKPGEVKVCLTEEKDLDIRIKGPWHSTILWEIVLMATVSELYFTTIEKEWNRDSQKGCTSESVLTAYENKILEMGKALEENNCLFSEFGTRRRRSSELHDHVMKTLTGIKTLTGTSNVYFAKKYGLKPIGTVGHEWIMGTSALVGLRYANRFAFENWIDVYKGDLGIALTDTFGSKAFFKDMDLRLSKVYDGFRHDSGDPYDFVDAVIEHYRKMGIDPMKKLIVFSDALNADTAIQLKKYCEGKINCSFGIGTSLTNNSDFFRESPPLNMVIKLHSIDGIPVVKLSDSPEKETGEIDAIRVANYIFGRKGLDE encoded by the coding sequence GTGATACAATCCATACTTGATAACGACCTTTATAAATTCACCATGCAACTTGCAGTGCTTGAACTTTTTCCTAAAGCTGAGGCTGAATACCGGTTTACTAACCGGGGTTCCCAGCGCTTTACTACGGAGTTTGTAGAAGAACTGAAAAGGACTATACGCGAAGAGATCTCGAAATTAGCATTAACAGAAGAAGAATACAACTGGCTTTCAGAGAAATGCCCTTACCTGAAACCCATGTACCTTGAATATCTTAAGAATTTCCGCTTCAAGCCAGGTGAGGTAAAAGTCTGCCTTACCGAAGAAAAAGATCTGGACATTCGGATAAAAGGACCCTGGCACAGCACGATTCTCTGGGAAATTGTCCTTATGGCTACGGTTTCGGAACTATATTTCACAACCATTGAAAAAGAGTGGAATAGAGATTCCCAAAAGGGTTGTACTTCCGAATCCGTATTGACTGCCTATGAAAATAAAATTCTTGAGATGGGAAAAGCCCTTGAGGAAAACAACTGTCTTTTTTCGGAATTTGGGACCCGCAGGCGAAGAAGTTCCGAACTCCACGACCATGTGATGAAAACCCTGACAGGGATAAAAACCCTGACAGGAACAAGCAATGTGTATTTTGCAAAAAAATACGGCCTGAAACCGATCGGAACTGTCGGGCACGAATGGATTATGGGTACCTCAGCACTTGTAGGGCTAAGGTATGCAAACCGGTTTGCTTTTGAAAACTGGATAGATGTTTATAAAGGGGACCTGGGAATCGCCCTTACGGACACTTTCGGCTCAAAAGCCTTTTTTAAAGATATGGACCTGAGGTTGTCAAAAGTTTACGACGGGTTCAGGCACGACAGCGGAGACCCTTACGATTTTGTGGATGCTGTGATAGAGCACTACCGGAAAATGGGCATAGATCCCATGAAAAAGTTAATTGTTTTCAGTGATGCCCTCAATGCGGATACGGCTATCCAGCTCAAAAAATATTGTGAAGGTAAAATCAACTGCAGTTTCGGCATAGGCACAAGCCTTACCAACAACTCCGATTTTTTCCGAGAAAGCCCTCCTCTTAACATGGTCATAAAGCTGCACAGCATTGACGGTATTCCTGTCGTAAAACTGAGCGACTCTCCGGAAAAGGAAACCGGAGAAATAGATGCTATAAGGGTTGCAAATTACATTTTTGGAAGAAAAGGGCTGGATGAATAA
- a CDS encoding trans-sulfuration enzyme family protein, whose protein sequence is MKREVKFATKCVHAAEKPDPVFGAHTTPIFQTSTFIFENARQGAARFAGDESGYVYARIPPNTPTHAVLAEKFAALEGGEAGQTFASGMAAITAIALTALKQGDHLISTDVVYGCTYSLFSQVLPGLGIEVSFIDTSKTENVKRVFKPETKMVFLESPANPTLTVCDITEIARITGENGALCVVDNTFATPYFQRPLELGADLSLSSCTKYIGGHADLLGGIVAGNRDFIDRMSTIVGYTGGIMGPHEAWLCIRGLKTLHIRMEKHAENSMKVAEFLESRPEVDWVRYPGLPGHPQHELARKQMSGFSGMLSFEVKGGIEAGRKLMDNVKLCSLAVSLGATDTLIQHPASMTHACVPHEVRKSVGITDGLVRLSVGIEDYEDIIEDLKQALKAI, encoded by the coding sequence ATGAAAAGAGAAGTGAAGTTCGCAACAAAATGTGTACATGCCGCAGAAAAGCCGGATCCGGTTTTTGGGGCGCATACAACTCCGATATTCCAGACTTCAACGTTCATTTTTGAGAATGCCAGGCAGGGAGCAGCGAGGTTTGCAGGAGATGAATCCGGGTACGTATATGCCAGAATTCCTCCAAATACTCCCACGCATGCGGTTCTCGCTGAAAAATTTGCTGCGCTTGAAGGTGGGGAAGCGGGGCAGACCTTTGCCTCTGGAATGGCAGCGATCACTGCAATTGCGTTAACTGCCCTGAAGCAGGGAGACCACCTTATCTCAACGGATGTGGTATACGGCTGCACCTACAGCCTCTTTTCTCAGGTTTTGCCAGGGCTTGGAATAGAGGTCAGTTTCATCGACACTTCTAAAACCGAAAATGTAAAGCGAGTTTTCAAACCCGAAACAAAAATGGTTTTTCTTGAGAGTCCTGCCAATCCTACGCTTACCGTGTGTGATATTACCGAAATAGCCAGGATAACCGGAGAAAACGGGGCCCTCTGCGTTGTGGACAACACTTTTGCAACGCCTTATTTCCAGAGACCTCTTGAGCTTGGGGCGGACCTTTCCCTAAGTAGCTGTACAAAATATATAGGCGGCCACGCAGATCTCCTTGGCGGAATCGTTGCAGGAAATAGGGATTTTATAGACCGAATGTCCACAATTGTCGGATATACGGGAGGCATTATGGGTCCTCATGAAGCCTGGCTCTGCATAAGAGGGCTTAAAACCCTGCATATCCGGATGGAAAAGCACGCTGAAAATTCAATGAAGGTTGCGGAATTTCTTGAATCCCGACCCGAGGTAGATTGGGTCAGGTATCCAGGACTTCCAGGGCATCCTCAGCACGAACTTGCACGCAAGCAAATGAGTGGGTTCAGCGGGATGCTCTCTTTTGAGGTAAAGGGCGGAATTGAAGCCGGGAGGAAGCTCATGGACAATGTAAAGCTCTGTTCTCTTGCTGTGAGCCTCGGAGCTACGGATACCCTTATTCAGCACCCTGCATCGATGACTCATGCATGTGTTCCTCATGAAGTAAGAAAGAGTGTAGGCATAACTGACGGGCTTGTCAGGCTCTCGGTAGGGATTGAAGATTACGAAGACATAATTGAAGACCTCAAACAGGCCCTTAAGGCAATTTAA
- a CDS encoding type 1 glutamine amidotransferase domain-containing protein: MKALIFGADGFEDLELFYPYHRLKEERITTHIASMKKGLIKGKHGYEVNVDIAFKDINPEDYGILVISGGKGPEKMRLDENALEITRHFFKENKPVAAICHGPQVLVSAGVIKGKKATCWLGIRDDIIAAGALYEDTEVVIDGNFVSSRSPADLHAFGREMIKLLK; the protein is encoded by the coding sequence ATGAAGGCACTCATATTCGGAGCCGATGGTTTTGAAGATCTTGAACTTTTCTATCCTTACCACCGCTTGAAAGAAGAGAGGATTACAACACATATAGCTTCAATGAAGAAGGGGCTAATAAAAGGAAAGCATGGTTATGAGGTCAATGTAGACATTGCTTTTAAAGACATAAACCCTGAAGATTATGGTATTCTTGTAATATCCGGAGGAAAAGGCCCCGAAAAAATGAGGCTTGACGAGAATGCACTTGAGATTACAAGACACTTTTTCAAAGAAAACAAACCGGTTGCTGCAATTTGCCATGGTCCACAGGTTCTCGTCTCTGCAGGCGTTATAAAAGGCAAGAAAGCAACCTGCTGGCTAGGGATAAGGGATGACATCATAGCCGCAGGAGCACTTTACGAAGATACAGAAGTTGTAATTGACGGAAATTTTGTATCTTCAAGAAGCCCTGCTGACCTTCACGCCTTTGGAAGAGAAATGATTAAGCTACTAAAGTAA
- a CDS encoding transcriptional regulator protein — translation MKDSEVKVLDENDYIFIKALNNLGMSRNAATTMAYLMNVDEASSREIEISTGLRQPEVSLAMRLMCNHSWVNMRSEKKPGKGRPMKIYSLAVSVEEIISYYEDRIYKESQATISAIKKLKVMSKQVPLTSLK, via the coding sequence ATGAAAGACTCTGAAGTAAAAGTGTTGGACGAAAATGACTATATTTTTATTAAAGCATTAAATAATCTTGGAATGTCACGAAATGCCGCTACAACCATGGCATATCTTATGAATGTAGATGAAGCTTCATCCCGGGAAATTGAAATAAGTACCGGATTAAGGCAACCCGAAGTCAGTCTTGCAATGAGATTAATGTGCAACCATTCCTGGGTTAATATGCGCTCGGAAAAAAAGCCTGGAAAAGGGAGACCGATGAAAATATATTCTCTTGCTGTTTCGGTTGAAGAGATCATAAGTTATTACGAAGATAGGATTTACAAAGAATCTCAAGCAACCATATCAGCAATCAAAAAGCTGAAAGTGATGAGCAAACAAGTGCCTCTTACATCTTTAAAATGA
- a CDS encoding serine/threonine-protein kinase RIO2, producing the protein MIDEALRVFKDLDSKDFRILTGIETGMKHYEWVPMEELNKYTRMPFEKLEYKLKKLVRNKLVIRTTQPYEGFQIYFEGYDVLALNAFVKRKSISAIGDEVGVGKESVIYEAILPPELAIGEPVPVVIKFHREGRTSFKQIKRVREHLGEREHFSWIYAARLAAQREYDIMTTLYSEVSIPKPFDHNRHAIVMELAKGSLLSKTKLIDPEWYLDEILKQVKITYSLGVIHADLSEYNIFVSEDGIQLIDWPQYVTPEHPHADEILERDVSNILTHFFRKYGIKRELDETIREIKSQAGKNTEDIKKGTESETSRGTVEEGELEEALEEDFEEDIFQEEDFEVESFEAEEFEAEKFEAEIIKSDETEAENRKIQNPKKAASKKETTDKE; encoded by the coding sequence ATGATCGACGAAGCGCTGAGGGTTTTTAAAGATCTTGACTCTAAGGATTTCAGGATCCTGACTGGCATTGAAACCGGAATGAAGCATTATGAATGGGTGCCAATGGAAGAACTGAATAAATATACCAGGATGCCCTTTGAGAAGCTGGAATATAAACTAAAAAAGCTTGTGCGGAATAAGCTTGTGATCAGGACTACCCAGCCTTACGAAGGTTTTCAGATTTACTTTGAAGGGTATGATGTCCTTGCCCTTAATGCCTTTGTCAAGAGAAAGAGTATCAGTGCAATAGGAGACGAAGTAGGGGTAGGAAAGGAATCGGTTATCTATGAAGCAATCCTTCCGCCTGAGCTTGCAATTGGGGAACCTGTTCCGGTTGTAATCAAGTTTCACAGGGAAGGAAGGACAAGTTTTAAACAGATAAAACGTGTGCGTGAGCACCTGGGAGAAAGGGAACACTTTTCCTGGATCTATGCAGCCAGGCTTGCAGCCCAGCGGGAGTACGATATCATGACCACTCTGTATTCAGAGGTCTCAATTCCAAAGCCCTTTGACCACAACAGGCATGCAATAGTCATGGAGCTTGCAAAAGGTAGCCTTCTTTCAAAAACAAAACTTATTGACCCCGAATGGTATCTAGATGAGATCCTTAAACAGGTGAAAATTACCTATTCACTGGGAGTCATCCATGCCGATTTAAGTGAGTATAATATCTTTGTTTCCGAAGATGGCATCCAGCTAATTGACTGGCCTCAGTATGTCACTCCTGAACATCCCCACGCCGACGAAATTCTCGAAAGGGACGTTTCAAATATCCTGACTCATTTTTTCCGAAAATACGGAATTAAAAGGGAGCTTGATGAAACAATCCGCGAAATTAAGAGTCAGGCAGGCAAAAACACAGAGGATATAAAAAAAGGCACAGAAAGCGAGACTAGTAGAGGTACTGTAGAAGAAGGGGAGCTTGAAGAAGCTCTGGAAGAAGATTTTGAAGAGGATATTTTCCAGGAAGAAGACTTTGAGGTCGAAAGTTTCGAAGCTGAAGAATTTGAGGCTGAGAAATTTGAGGCTGAAATAATCAAATCCGACGAAACTGAAGCAGAAAATCGAAAAATACAGAATCCCAAAAAAGCTGCCTCGAAAAAAGAGACTACAGATAAAGAGTAA
- a CDS encoding alpha/beta hydrolase family protein, with amino-acid sequence MKSKIVICIFLLSITIASLGCSSQSDGSQESSQLNDTKNEIAGDLKDIEGTWMGNLTAPGGLELRIVFNISTNSDGSINASMDSPDQGVSGIPVESVSYKDGNLNLGVKSIKGSFEGIYKENNKTIEGEWKQAGSAFPLVLERVEKVPEMHREQDPVKPYPYTEEEVVYENKEAGVKLAGTLTLPQSEGPFPAVILITGSGQQNRNEEIAGHRPFLVLSDYLTRQGIAVLRVDDRGIGGSTGNFSQATTEDFAGDVLTGVEYLKNRKEIDPGRIGLIGHSEGGLIAPMVAVKSPDVAFIVLMAGQGITGEEISYLQSDLIYRAEGVDNETIAHNEALLRRMYSVVKEEQNNTAAEEKLREILKAEMANTSEQKIESSDHSEAVIDAQVTALTSPWMRFFLTYDPRPTLMKVKCPVLAINGEKDLQVPPEENLKAIDEALKAGGNKDYTVKELPGLNHLFQTAKTGFPSEYSKIEETISPAALEIIGNWISEHTQ; translated from the coding sequence ATGAAAAGTAAAATCGTAATTTGCATATTCTTATTAAGCATTACCATAGCGAGCCTTGGATGCAGTTCGCAGTCAGATGGGTCACAAGAGAGTTCTCAACTAAATGACACGAAAAATGAGATTGCTGGAGATCTCAAGGACATAGAAGGCACCTGGATGGGAAATTTAACAGCCCCAGGTGGATTGGAGTTAAGGATTGTGTTCAATATTTCTACTAATTCTGATGGGTCTATCAATGCCAGTATGGACAGCCCTGATCAGGGAGTAAGCGGCATACCTGTTGAAAGTGTTAGTTATAAGGATGGTAACCTGAACCTTGGAGTAAAATCCATAAAGGGAAGTTTTGAAGGGATATATAAGGAGAATAACAAAACCATAGAAGGAGAATGGAAGCAAGCAGGATCAGCTTTTCCACTTGTGCTTGAAAGGGTCGAGAAAGTTCCTGAAATGCACCGAGAACAGGACCCGGTAAAGCCTTATCCGTATACCGAAGAAGAAGTTGTTTATGAAAATAAAGAAGCAGGAGTAAAGCTGGCAGGAACGTTAACTCTTCCGCAGTCAGAGGGGCCTTTCCCGGCAGTCATACTCATAACGGGTTCAGGCCAGCAAAATCGTAATGAGGAAATTGCGGGTCATCGCCCGTTCCTTGTACTTTCAGACTATCTGACGCGACAGGGAATTGCCGTGCTTCGGGTCGATGATCGAGGTATTGGAGGTTCAACCGGAAACTTTTCACAGGCTACAACTGAGGACTTTGCTGGAGATGTACTCACAGGAGTTGAATACCTCAAAAATCGCAAGGAGATCGATCCAGGTCGAATTGGACTGATTGGACACAGCGAAGGAGGGCTGATTGCCCCTATGGTAGCAGTAAAGTCTCCTGATGTTGCATTCATTGTACTCATGGCTGGTCAGGGAATTACCGGGGAAGAGATTTCATACCTCCAGAGTGACCTGATTTACAGGGCAGAAGGGGTAGACAATGAAACCATCGCGCATAACGAAGCTCTGTTGAGAAGAATGTATTCTGTGGTAAAAGAAGAACAGAATAACACAGCAGCTGAGGAAAAGCTTCGGGAGATTCTAAAAGCCGAGATGGCAAATACAAGTGAGCAGAAAATAGAAAGTTCAGACCATTCCGAGGCTGTCATTGACGCTCAAGTAACAGCACTCACCTCGCCATGGATGCGCTTTTTCCTTACATATGATCCCAGGCCAACCTTAATGAAAGTCAAATGTCCTGTCTTGGCTATAAATGGAGAAAAAGACCTTCAGGTTCCGCCTGAAGAAAATCTCAAGGCTATAGATGAAGCTCTCAAGGCTGGAGGTAATAAAGACTATACAGTTAAAGAACTGCCAGGTCTCAACCATTTATTCCAGACCGCTAAAACAGGGTTTCCCTCAGAGTACTCAAAAATAGAAGAGACAATTTCTCCGGCTGCTCTGGAGATTATAGGGAACTGGATCTCGGAACATACACAGTGA
- a CDS encoding solute carrier organic anion transporter, which translates to MNFNRKSIWKITASVSVILMLLILGISSASACPAKSTAESTDYNYTYVSSHSNCDNAECEGNCCDECADVCGQDCKGECCDNCTENCNCTENCNGSDCAGNCCDECADVCGQDCKGECCDNCTENCNCTENCNCTENCNGSDCTGNCCDECADVCGQDCKGECCDNCTENCNGSNCVDNCCDNCNGSNCADNCCDNCTENCNDDDFAKDFPDDCIVICDQDCAGN; encoded by the coding sequence ATGAATTTTAACAGAAAGTCAATATGGAAAATTACGGCATCTGTTTCTGTTATATTAATGTTATTGATATTAGGGATTTCTTCAGCTTCGGCATGTCCAGCCAAATCTACTGCCGAATCTACTGACTATAATTATACATATGTCTCATCCCATAGCAACTGCGACAACGCCGAGTGTGAAGGAAACTGCTGTGATGAGTGTGCAGATGTTTGTGGCCAGGATTGCAAAGGAGAATGCTGTGACAACTGTACTGAAAACTGTAACTGTACTGAAAACTGTAATGGATCAGACTGTGCAGGAAACTGCTGTGACGAATGTGCAGATGTTTGTGGCCAGGATTGCAAAGGAGAGTGCTGTGACAACTGTACTGAAAACTGTAACTGTACTGAAAACTGTAACTGTACTGAAAACTGTAATGGATCAGACTGTACAGGAAACTGCTGTGACGAATGTGCAGATGTTTGTGGCCAGGATTGCAAAGGAGAATGCTGTGACAACTGTACTGAAAACTGTAACGGATCCAACTGTGTAGATAACTGCTGTGACAACTGTAACGGGTCCAACTGTGCAGATAACTGCTGTGACAACTGTACTGAAAACTGTAACGATGACGATTTTGCAAAAGACTTCCCTGACGACTGTATAGTAATCTGCGACCAAGATTGCGCAGGAAACTAA